In Hydrogenimonas thermophila, the DNA window AAAGTATCTCATATAAGCTCCTCTCGTATCTCTCTTTGGTTGCCCAAAGGGCATCACAGCCTCGTAATCAATGAGCAATTGATGCAAAAGCATCATTGCAACTTTTAATCAGTGATTATCACCAAAGAGACAGTCAAGCTAAATTAAGTGATCTCCTTAAGCAAACTAAGCTTAAAGAAGTCACAGGGGGTATAAAAAGACTTTTTAGCTCTTTGGTTAGACTGTGATTAAGTTAAAGATCTGAAGTCTAATTTCTTCATTCTTGATAGTAATAATTTAGAGTTAATTTTTCAATCCTTTTTGGATGAAAATCTCTAAATTATTTCTATAAATGTATTATACGAGGGAGAAAGTATGAAAAATATAATAAGTAAGTTTATTGTTTTTCTGATAATTGTTTTCTCGGTAAACAGTTATGCAAATGAACAAGATGGTGTTAAAGCATTATCACCTGAAATAAGAGGACTTCTTTCACAAGAGATGAAAGCAATACAAAAAGGTATGATTTCTATAATTCCTGAATTAGCATCTGGAAATTACGAAGCAGTTTCTAAAATTGCAAAACAGATAAAAGAGAGTTTTATTTTAAAACAAAAGTTAACTAAAGAGCAAAAAAAAGAACTTAAACATAAACTTCCTACAGCTTTTATAGAAATGGATAGAGAATTTCATAAAGATGCTGGAATGCTAATGCATGTAGCAAAAATGAAAAATGGAGAGCTGGCAAACTATTACTATTTTAAAATGAGTAATGCTTGTATAAAATGCCACTCAAAATTTGCTAAACATAGGTTCCCTGCATTTTCTTCTACAAAAGAAGATTCTGGACATCATCATTAATAAAAAATAACGATTTGCCAAACTATCTAAAAAGTAATAATACTCATATTAATATATCAATATATTAAGATATATTTAACTATTAAAATACTAGAATTATGACAATAAAAAAAAGTAGGTGGATTAATTAATTATGGAAGCAATGGAAGATTTTCTTAAAACAGTAGGGGCTCTTTATGATGAAACGCGTGTTAAACTTCTAAAGTTTATAGATTTACACGGTCCATTATGTGTATGTGATCTTCAAGCTTCTTTTGAAATGATACAGTCTCGTCTTTCACGCCATTTAAAAATATTGAAAGAGGCAGGTTTTTTGAAAGTACAAAGAGATGGACGATGGGCATATTATGGTATTCGCAAGCCTTTAGATAGATTTAGACAGGAAGTTTTGGAAGAGATTCGCATGCTCCCAATTGATCTACCTGAATATAAAAAAGAATCCAAAGAGTGTAAATTATGAAAAAAGTTTTGATTTTATGTACTGGCAATAGTTGTCGTTCCATTATAGCTGAAGCATTGGTTAATAAATATCTTTCAGATGATGGTATTAAAGCATACAGTGCCGGAAGCAACCCTAGTGGAAAAGTGAATCAAAATGCTAAAAAGGTTTTAGAAGTTGATGGTTCTTGGGATGATAGTTACTACTCAAAGAGCTTAGATGAAGTTATGAGCAACGGTCCATTTGATTTGGTTGTAACAGTTTGTGATAATGCAAAAGAGAGTTGTCCTGTTTTTCCAAATGCAAAAGTATTGCACGTTGGTTTTGAAGATCCAGACGGCAAGTCTTTTGAAGCATTTGAAGAGACAAAAGAGTTGATCAAAAGCAAATTATTACCTGTTGTTAAAGAAAAGATTTCAGAAAAAAAGTATGATGATGTTACGACTTTAAGTGATAATGATCTAATCTGTTACTGTAAAGAGATAGATAAAAAGAGTATAGTTAAGGCTATCAAAAATGGAGCTAAAAGTTTAAAAGATGTAAAAGTAGCTACAAATGCTTGTACTGGTAATGAATGTAAAGAGAAAAATCCAAACAGAAGATGCTGTTCAAATGAGATCAATCAACTAATTCAAATCTATGGAGAGAAAATGGAAAAAGATGTTAAAAAAACTGTTAATGGAGTAAAAATCTCTTTTACAGGTGAAGTAAAAAAAGAGAATATTATAAAAATGGTAGAAAATTGTGCTACAGGTCAGTGTGAATGTATGAGTGATGCTACAAAAAAGAAGATTCAAAATATGGAAGTTAAAGGTGAAGATGGAGCAGTTGAACTTGAGCTAACAGGTGAGATAGAAAAAGAGGAGATTGAAGCTGCATTGCAAAGATCTAAAGTATTAAACCAGTGACATGTTGCTTGCAGGTACAATTTTTCTTGTAACACTGATATTAGTTATATGGCAGCCTAAAGGGCTTCAAATTGGAACAAGTGCCGTAGCAGGTGCCATTATAGCTTTATTGCTGGGTGTAGTCTCTATTAGTGATGTTATTACAGTAACATCTATTGTATGGGATGCTACTTTAGCCTTTATAGGTATTATTTTACTATCGATGGTTCTTGATGAGATTGGCTTTTTTGAGTGGGCGGCAGTAAAAATGGCTAAACTCTCTCGTGGTAACGGTCATCTCATGTTTTTAAATGTTTTACTTCTTGGTTCATTAGTCTCTGCTTTTTTTGCCAATGATGGTGCAGCACTTATACTTACACCAATTTTACTAGCAAAAATGAAGTATCTTAAAATGGATACAAAGGCAATTTTTGCTTTTTTAATGGCAGGCGGGTTTATTGGAGATAGTGCTTCAAATCCTCTAGTAATTTCTAATCTTACAAATATTGTTACTGCAGGCTATTTTGATATTGGATTTTTAGAGTATTTGCAAACTATGTTTTTCCCTAATTTATTATCTATTATTGCTTCAATCATAGTGCTTTGGATATTTTTTAGAAAATCTATTCCTGAACGTATTGATATTGATGTATTACCAGAAGCTGATAGTGTCATTAAAAACAGAGTAATGTTTAAAATCAGCTGGTGGTTTTTAGGATTGCTTTTGGCAGGTTACTTTATAGGTGATCTTTATAATGTGCCTGTTTCATTCTTTGCTCTTGGAGGAGCACTTCTTTTTCTTGGAATTGCAACATATTTCAAAGCAACTAAACCAATTATGACAATTAAGAGCGCACCTTGGCAGGTAGTTTGGTTCTCTATTGGTCTTTATGTTGTTGTTTTTGGGTTAAAAAATGCGGGGCTTACAGATCAGATTGCTCAGTGGCTTGTGGCATTAAAAGCTTATGGAAAAGAGGTATATATTATAGGAACAGGCTTTACATCTGCTATATTAAGCTCTATTATGAATAATATGCCGACAATTATGGTAATGGACCTTGCTATAGATAAAACAGGTGATACATTCTTAGCTTACGCAAATATTCTTGGTTCCAACCTTGGACCTAAAATGACACCTATCGGATCTCTTGCCACACTGTTATGGCTACATGTTTTGGCTAAGAAGGGTGTTAATATCGGATGGGGTGAGTATATGAAAGTAGGGCTTATTGTCACACCACCGGTACTGTTTATTGCCCTATTGGGCTTACTATAACATTGGGGAAAGATATGAAAAAGATAATGATATTAAGTGGTGCAGGACTTAGTGCTGAGAGTGGCATTAAAACTTTTCGAGATAATGATGGTTTATGGGAAGAGTATGATGTAATGCAAGTATGCTCAACTGAAGGGTGGAGAGCAGACAGAGAACTTGTGACACGTTTTTATAATGATCGCCGAAAGGATTTGGCGGACAAAGTACCAAATCCTGCTCACTATGCATTGGCAAATCTTGAAAAGAGGTATCCTGGACAAATTTGGAATCTAACCCAAAATGTTGACGATTTGCTAGAGCGTGCAGGGTGTCATAATGTGATTCATTTGCATGGTACTTTAAGAGACTTACGATGTGAAGATTGTTGGCATATATGGGATATTGGATATCGAGCGCAAGCTGATAACGAATATTGTCCAGTCTGTAATTCAAATCGAGTACGTCACAACGTTGTGATGTTTGGTGAAGCGGCACCAGCATACAGGTTTATTCAACAAGCTATTGATGAGAGTGAACTATTTATTGCAATTGGCACAAGTGGGCAGGTTATTGATATTGTATCTATTGCTACTGAGTTTGCCAACTCTGTTTTGGTTAATCCTAAACGTGAGATGTATGTAACAATGTTTGGTTCACACGAACAATATATTGATGAATATTTTAGATATTTTATACAGAAAAAGGCTAGTGAAGCAGTTGATGAGTTAGAGCAAATTATAAATGAGTTATTTATTTAAATAAATCAAGAAATTGAAAAAAGAGGCTTTTTTCTTTATTATTTTCTCTTTTTTCAATTCTTTCATCTTTAAAATTAACATCAGGTTTCATTAATTCTTTATTGAATGCTATATGTTTTTTTAAATTTTTTTCTCTCTTTTTCCAACTATGCTGCTGATAATTTTTAACCTTTGTATATAATAGGCACATTGTAAATCCTTTCTTAAGAATTATGTTATAAAAAAATTGTGTAATGAATATGTATTTTTATTACTCTCTTAAATCTACTATGATAGCATTCCACTCTGCAGTAATTTTGAAGGTAAATAACTTAAGGATAAAAGAAATGAATATTGTTTTTATGGGAACACCTGATTATGCAAACACAATTTTTAAACGTTTGATTAAAGAAGATGGTATTAATGTTACATCGGTATATACCCAGCCAGACAAACCTGTTGGACGAAAAAAGGTTATGACACCGCCACCTGTAAAAGTTACAGCAAATGAAGAAGGGATAAATTGTTTTCAACCTATTACACTTAAAGAGAAAGAGATTGTTGACAGAATTAAAAATGAGAATCCTGATTTTATTATTGTTGCAGCGTATGGTCAAATCTTGCCAAAATCGATACTTGATATTGCACCTTGTATAAATCTTCACGCTTCACTATTACCAAAATATCGTGGAGCAAGTCCAATTCAGCAAGCATTGTTAAATGGTGATAAAATCACCGGTGTAACAGCAATGCTTATGGAAGAGGGACTTGATAGTGGACCAATACTCTCTTGGAATGTAACTAAAATAGAGACAAATGATCGTAAAGTTACTCTTTTTAATCGCCTTGCAGATATGGCTGCAGACTTGACTACCTTGACATTGAAAAATTTTAGTAAAATTTCACCATTGAAACAATCTTCAGCAGATGCAAATTACTGTAAAAAAATTAGAAAAAGTGATGGACTTGTTACATTTGAGTTCTCTTCTGAGAGAATCTATAATACTTTTCGTGCATATGAAGGATGGCCTGGAATATATCTTGAAAGCGGCTTGAAGTTACTTGATATATCTTTGGTTGATGATGAAGGTAAAGCTGGTACTATTGTCAGAATAGATGATGATGGCGTTGTAGTTGCTTGTATAACAGGAGCAATAAAAATACATATGGTACAGCCTCCTTCAAAAAAAGGTATGGATTCATTAAGTTATATTCGAGGTAAAAGGTTAGGTGTTGAAGATATATTCATTTGAAATACTCCCATCAACGCAAAAATGGCTTATTGAAAAGGTACAAGATAGCAGTGTAGAGATTCCATGTGCTGTTATTACTGAAATGCAGACTGATGGCATAGGAAGCAGAAATAACAGCTGGATAGGCAATAGAGGTAACTTTTTTGCTTCTGTAGCAATTTTGGAAGAGCATTTGCCTGATGATTTACCAATTACTGCAACATCTATCTATTTTGCTTGTTTAATGAAAAATTCTTTAGAAAATTTTGGTTCAAAAGTATGGGTTAAATGGCCAAATGATCTATATATTGAGTCAAGTAAAGTAGGTGGATGTATTACTGTAAAAAAGGGAGGTGTTATGATTGTTGGAATAGGAGTAAATATCATAAAAGCTCCCCTTGGATTTGGTGTTTTAGATATTGTTATTTCACCTGATAAACTTTTAAAAGAGTTCCTTGAAAGAGTAAAAAGAGCTCCTTCATGGAAGCAGATTTTTAGCAATTTTAGATTAGAATTTGAAAAAAGTAAAGAGTTTTATACTCATATCGAAAATGAGAAATTTAATTTAACAGATGCCATCTTAAATGATGATGGTTCTTTAATGATAGGAAAAAGAAGGGTAGTAAGTTTAAGATGAGCGAAATAATCACTATAGCCAATCAAAAAGGTGGAGTAGGGAAGACAACAACTGCAGTCAATTTGGCAGCATCGTTGGCAGTTGCAGAAAAGAAAGTTTTGCTTATTGATGCAGATCCACAGGCGAATGCTACAACAAGCCTTGGATTTCATCGTAATGATTATGAGTACAACATTTACCATGTATTGATTGGTGTCAAAAAAATTTCAGATATTATTTTAAAAACAACTTTGCCAACACTTCAGTTAGTTCCGTCAAATATTGGACTTGTAGGATTAGAAAAAGAGTTCTATGACAATGAAACAAGAAAAGGGCGTGAACTGATTTTAAAACGAAAAATTGATGAAGTTAAAAAAGAGTATGATTTCATTATTATCGATTCACCACCTGCATTGGGACCAATTACAATAAACGCTCTTAGTGCTGCAAACTCAGTTATCATTCCTATTCAATGTGAATTTTTTGCTCTAGAAGGGCTTGCGCAGTTACTAAATACAATCAGACTTATCAAAAAGACAATTAATCCAAAATTGAAGATAAAAGGCTTTTTGCCAACAATGTACAGTGGTCAAAATAACTTATCAAAGCAGGTATTTGCTGACTTGACTCAACACTTTAAAAGCAAACTTTTTAAATCAGGTGATGATGAGTTTATTGTAATACCTCGTAATGTTAAGCTTGCAGAAAGTCCAAGCTTTGGAAAACCTGTAATTTTGTATGATGTAAAATCTACAGGCTCAAAAGCATATCAACATTTAGCTCAAGCTATTTTGGCAAGCTAAATTTAAAAGTTTGTTAGTTGATTGGAGAAAAAAGTGAAGAGTAAATCGTTGGGAAGAGGTCTAGGTGCTATTTTAGGAGAGGTTGCAGAAGCATATGAAAATGAGTTTAAAGATGGTGATGCAAAAGATAGAATCGTTGAATTACCTCTGTCTAAAATAGTTCCAAATCCATATCAGCCACGTGTTCATTTCAATGAAGAATCAATCAATGAATTATCTGAATCAATTAAACAGCATGGGTTACTACAGCCGGTTGTAGTGATTGAACAGGGTGAAGAATATGTTCTTATAGCTGGCGAAAGAAGAGTTAGAGCAAGTAAAATTGCAGGACTTCAAACAATAAAAGCAATAATTGCAGATATTGATCGTTCTAAATTTAGAGAGTTGGCTCTAATAGAGAATATTCAAAGAGAGTCTCTAAACCCTGTTGAACTTGCAAAATCTTATAAAGAGTTGATTGAAGATTATGGAATAACTCATGAAGAGTTATCAAAAATAATACATAAAAGCCGTACTCAAATAACAAATACATTAAGATTACTACAACTGTGTGATTATGTATTGGACAAAATTGCTAATTCGTTTATTTC includes these proteins:
- a CDS encoding cytochrome c, producing MKNIISKFIVFLIIVFSVNSYANEQDGVKALSPEIRGLLSQEMKAIQKGMISIIPELASGNYEAVSKIAKQIKESFILKQKLTKEQKKELKHKLPTAFIEMDREFHKDAGMLMHVAKMKNGELANYYYFKMSNACIKCHSKFAKHRFPAFSSTKEDSGHHH
- a CDS encoding ArsR/SmtB family transcription factor → MEDFLKTVGALYDETRVKLLKFIDLHGPLCVCDLQASFEMIQSRLSRHLKILKEAGFLKVQRDGRWAYYGIRKPLDRFRQEVLEEIRMLPIDLPEYKKESKECKL
- a CDS encoding (2Fe-2S)-binding protein, translating into MKKVLILCTGNSCRSIIAEALVNKYLSDDGIKAYSAGSNPSGKVNQNAKKVLEVDGSWDDSYYSKSLDEVMSNGPFDLVVTVCDNAKESCPVFPNAKVLHVGFEDPDGKSFEAFEETKELIKSKLLPVVKEKISEKKYDDVTTLSDNDLICYCKEIDKKSIVKAIKNGAKSLKDVKVATNACTGNECKEKNPNRRCCSNEINQLIQIYGEKMEKDVKKTVNGVKISFTGEVKKENIIKMVENCATGQCECMSDATKKKIQNMEVKGEDGAVELELTGEIEKEEIEAALQRSKVLNQ
- a CDS encoding arsenic transporter, whose translation is MLLAGTIFLVTLILVIWQPKGLQIGTSAVAGAIIALLLGVVSISDVITVTSIVWDATLAFIGIILLSMVLDEIGFFEWAAVKMAKLSRGNGHLMFLNVLLLGSLVSAFFANDGAALILTPILLAKMKYLKMDTKAIFAFLMAGGFIGDSASNPLVISNLTNIVTAGYFDIGFLEYLQTMFFPNLLSIIASIIVLWIFFRKSIPERIDIDVLPEADSVIKNRVMFKISWWFLGLLLAGYFIGDLYNVPVSFFALGGALLFLGIATYFKATKPIMTIKSAPWQVVWFSIGLYVVVFGLKNAGLTDQIAQWLVALKAYGKEVYIIGTGFTSAILSSIMNNMPTIMVMDLAIDKTGDTFLAYANILGSNLGPKMTPIGSLATLLWLHVLAKKGVNIGWGEYMKVGLIVTPPVLFIALLGLL
- a CDS encoding SIR2 family NAD-dependent protein deacylase, which encodes MKKIMILSGAGLSAESGIKTFRDNDGLWEEYDVMQVCSTEGWRADRELVTRFYNDRRKDLADKVPNPAHYALANLEKRYPGQIWNLTQNVDDLLERAGCHNVIHLHGTLRDLRCEDCWHIWDIGYRAQADNEYCPVCNSNRVRHNVVMFGEAAPAYRFIQQAIDESELFIAIGTSGQVIDIVSIATEFANSVLVNPKREMYVTMFGSHEQYIDEYFRYFIQKKASEAVDELEQIINELFI
- the fmt gene encoding methionyl-tRNA formyltransferase, with product MNIVFMGTPDYANTIFKRLIKEDGINVTSVYTQPDKPVGRKKVMTPPPVKVTANEEGINCFQPITLKEKEIVDRIKNENPDFIIVAAYGQILPKSILDIAPCINLHASLLPKYRGASPIQQALLNGDKITGVTAMLMEEGLDSGPILSWNVTKIETNDRKVTLFNRLADMAADLTTLTLKNFSKISPLKQSSADANYCKKIRKSDGLVTFEFSSERIYNTFRAYEGWPGIYLESGLKLLDISLVDDEGKAGTIVRIDDDGVVVACITGAIKIHMVQPPSKKGMDSLSYIRGKRLGVEDIFI
- a CDS encoding biotin--[acetyl-CoA-carboxylase] ligase, with product MLKIYSFEILPSTQKWLIEKVQDSSVEIPCAVITEMQTDGIGSRNNSWIGNRGNFFASVAILEEHLPDDLPITATSIYFACLMKNSLENFGSKVWVKWPNDLYIESSKVGGCITVKKGGVMIVGIGVNIIKAPLGFGVLDIVISPDKLLKEFLERVKRAPSWKQIFSNFRLEFEKSKEFYTHIENEKFNLTDAILNDDGSLMIGKRRVVSLR
- a CDS encoding ParA family protein; protein product: MSEIITIANQKGGVGKTTTAVNLAASLAVAEKKVLLIDADPQANATTSLGFHRNDYEYNIYHVLIGVKKISDIILKTTLPTLQLVPSNIGLVGLEKEFYDNETRKGRELILKRKIDEVKKEYDFIIIDSPPALGPITINALSAANSVIIPIQCEFFALEGLAQLLNTIRLIKKTINPKLKIKGFLPTMYSGQNNLSKQVFADLTQHFKSKLFKSGDDEFIVIPRNVKLAESPSFGKPVILYDVKSTGSKAYQHLAQAILAS
- a CDS encoding ParB/RepB/Spo0J family partition protein; this encodes MKSKSLGRGLGAILGEVAEAYENEFKDGDAKDRIVELPLSKIVPNPYQPRVHFNEESINELSESIKQHGLLQPVVVIEQGEEYVLIAGERRVRASKIAGLQTIKAIIADIDRSKFRELALIENIQRESLNPVELAKSYKELIEDYGITHEELSKIIHKSRTQITNTLRLLQLCDYVLDKIANSFISQGHAKVLIGLSEREQKVVCDTIIGQKLSVRETEQLVSDMKSNIVKTEKSVKKSIGLDLSAYADIIKDNVPYKVSVKKSRVEISFSNEEELKEFLKSFTKKG